The following DNA comes from Oceanococcus atlanticus.
GATGGCGTCAAACACCACCAGCAGGTTGAGGTCTATCTTACTGACATTCACAGAATGAATGGCTCGGCATAGATCAAATACATTTGATTGATTTTAAGAGCGTTCTTATGCTGCCGCCACCTCTGCGCAGCTCAGCCCTGCGCCCGCACCACTCCTGGAGACCCGCATGAGCACCAATCGCCAGTTCAAACTCGCCCAACGCCCTGTCGGCACACCGACCCGTGACAACTGGAGCTACGAAACCAGCCCCGTTGCCGAGCCGGGCGACGGTGAATTCCTGGTTCGGGTGCGCTACCTGTCACTCGATCCGGCCATGCGCGGCTGGATGAACGAAGGCAAATCCTATGTCCCGCCGGTGGGCATCGGCGAGGTCATGCGCGCTGGCGCGGTAGGCGAAGTGGTCGCCTCGCGGCACGATGGCTTCGCTGTTGGTGACACCGTCAGCGGCCTGTTCGGCGTGCAGGACTATGCCATCTCCAACGGGCGTGGCGTGAACAAGGTCGACCCCAAAGCGGCGCCGCTGCCGTTGTACCTGGGCACCCTGGGCATGCCCGGCATGACCGCCTATTTCGGCCTGCTTGAAGTGGGCAAATGCCAGGATGGCGAAACCGTCGTGGTGTCGGGGGCCGCCGGCGCGGTTGGCTCGGTGGTTGGGCAGATCGCCAAGATCAAGGGCTGCCGTGTGGTCGGGATTGCCGGCGGCGCCGAGAAATGCCGCTATGTGGTTGACGAACTGGGCTTTGACGCCTGCATCGACTACAAGACCGGCGACGTCAAAGCGGGCCTCAAACAGCACTGCCCCGATGGCATTGATGTGTACTTCGACAACGTTGGTGGCGACATCCTCGATGCGGTGCTGACCCGCCTGGCCATGCATGCCCGCATCGTGATCTGCGGTGCGATCTCGCAATACAACAACACCACCCCGGTTAAAGGCCCGAGCAATTACATGTCCTTGCTGGTCAATCGCGCCAGCATGACCGGCATGGTGGTGTTCGACTGGGCAGCCCGCTATGGCGAAGCGGTGACCCAGATGGCGCAGTGGCTGCAATCCGGCCAGCTAAAATCACGCGAGCATGTGGTCGAAGGCCTTCAGAATTTCCCCGAGACCCTGCTGATGCTGTTCAATGGCGAGAATTTCGGCAAGCTGGTCCTGGAAATCGATGAGCCAAACTGACGCCACCCCCACAGATATCGACAGCGGCACGGTCAGCGCCAACGGCATCTCCATCGCCTACGAACGCTGGGGCGTGCCCACAGATCCGGCGGTGCTGCTGATCATGGGCTTGGGTGGCCAACTGGTGATGTGGCCGGATGCCCTGTGCAAGCAGCTGGTCGAAGCCGGTTTTCAGGTTATCCGCTTCGACAACCGCGACGTCGGGCTGTCCAGCCATTTTGACCACTGCGGCAAGCCCAATATTGCCCGCATCGCGCTGGCCGCCGGACTCGGCCGCCGCCCGAACGTGCCCTACAAGCTCAACGACATGGCCCAGGACAGCCTCGGCCTGCTCGACGCGCTGGGTATCGCCAAAGCCCATGTGGTGGGCGTATCGATGGGCGGCATGATCGCCCAGCTGCTGACCACCTGGTATCCCGAACGGGTCAGCAGCCTGACCGCGATCATGACCTCCAGCGGCCACCCTCGCCTGCCCGGGCCGAGTCTCAAGCTGCGACTGCGCCTGCTGCGCAAGCGCGCCAGCGACACCGAGCAGGCCATTCGTGACTCCATGCAGACCTTCCGGCTGATCGGCAGCCCCGGCTACCCGCAGGACGACGAAGAGCTGCGCGCCAAGGTGGCCCAGCAGATCCATCGCAACATGAACCCGCAGGGCACGGTGCGCCAGATGGCGGCCATTTTGGCCTCCGGCAGCCGTGCCCGGCTGCTGCAAAAAATCGCCGCCCCGACGCTGATCCTGCATGGTCAGGACGACCCCTTGATCCCGGTCGCCGCGGCGCACGATCTGGGCCAGCGCATCCCGCACGCGCGCAGCGTGATCATCGACGGCTGGGGCCATGATCTGCCCAACGCGTTGATGCCCCGGCTGGGGCGCGAGATGATCCACCACTTCCGTCTGGTCTGAGGTTTGCCGCCAGCCCCGCATGGCGGGATACTTCGCGCACTTGTGATCACGCGAAACCCGCATGCCGCCGCAATACGCTGAGCCCACTGGCTGCCCTTTGGGCTCCTGCTGAAACGCCCCATGCGCAAGATCGTGCACATCGACATGGACGCGTTCTACGCCTCGGTCGAACAACGCGACAAACCCGAATTGCGCGGCAAGCCAGTTGCCGTGGCATGGCGCGGCCAACGCTCGGTGGTCTGCGCTGCCTCCTACGAAGCACGAAAATTTGGTGTGCGCTCAGCCATGCCCGCATTGCGAGCCGAGCGACTTTGCCCAGCGCTCGAATTCGTCGCGCCGGACTTCAACCGTTACCGCGAAGTCTCGCGTCAGGTGCGCGAAATTTTCGCCCAGCATACGGACCTCATCGAGCCGCTTTCACTCGATGAAGCCTACCTTGACGTAACCCAGAACAAGCAAAATATCGCCACCGCCAGCGAAGTGGCCCAACGTATTCGCAAGACCATTCGTGAGCAGCTCAATCTGACCGCATCGGCGGGCGTTGCGCCAAACAAGTTCCTGGCCAAAGTGGCCTCAGACTGGCGCAAACCCGACGGTCAGTTTGTGATCAAGCCGCACCAGGTCGATGCCTTCCTGCACCCTCTGCCGGTGGCACGCATTCCCGGCGTTGGCAAGGTCATGCAGCGCCGTCTGGCCGCTCTTGCCATCAGCACCGTTGGCGATCTGCGTGAGCACTCGCGCGAAGACCTCAGCCGTCACTTTGGCAGCTATGGACAACGTCTGTTTGATCTGGCGCGAGGCCACGATGTGCGTCCGGTTCAGCCACACCAGCCGGTGCAGTCGGTCTCGGCCGAAGACACCTTCGCCGACGATCAACCGCTGCACGAGCTGCGCCCCACAATCGAGCGCCTTGCACTCAAGGTTTGGACTGCGCAGCACAAAACCCCGCGTGTAGGCCACACGGTGGTGCTCAAACTCAAAACCCGCGAGTTCCGCATTCTGACCCGCAGCCACACACCGGCCTCGCCACCCCGCTCTGCCGATGAGCTGACGCACATTGCTCTGTCGCTGCTGCAGCGTGTCGAGTTGCCCTCTACACAGCTTTACCGACTGGTCGGTGTTGGTCTGTCCAATTTTCGCGAAGCCTTGGACGAGCCCCAGCAGGCTACGCTCTTCGAATTGTCATAAAGGCTTCATCAAACTGTCGCATGCCCGCCCTAGAGTGACGGGCTGAATGAAAGCTCTTGCCTGCCTTATCCCCCTCGTCCTGCTGGGCTGCGCCAGCACCGCTCAGCGTGATGGCGCGCGATTCAATGCGCTCGGCGACGTCATCGAATTGCCTGCGTCGCAACCGGTTCTGGGACCTCGTCGTTTCGGCTTTGACTGTGGCGTGCTCCTGCGCGACGACTTCACGCGCTTTCATGAGGGCGAGTGCCAACGCCAGCTCAGCGGCGCCCGACAAGCCCGTCAAACTCGCGAATTGGCCGTGCACGACGTCACACCAGAAGGCTAGTCCGCAGCACCATCTGCGGTTACTTTAAGCGCATGAAGCGTGCGCCAGACAAGTCAACAAGCCCTCCCCGTGCAAGCGCCCTGGACCCACAGATTGCGGCCCGGCGTAAACGTGTTTGGCGGCCAATGCTGCACCCGCACGCGCAACGCAAACTGCCCGCGGCGCTCCGCCCCCTGCAGGTTTACCAACGCTGCGTGGAACTTGGCCAGGGATTAGAAGACCCGGCTTACGCGGCCCTGCTCTGTGCCATCGATCAGACCGAGTTCCACAGCGACACTCAGGCCACGCCATTTTTCGACGGGCACAGTGCTTTTGCGGCCATGCTTGCGGACATCCAGGCAGCACAGCAGGAAATCCTGCTCGAAGCTTACGTATTGCGCGGCGATGCCACCGGCCAAGCCGTTCTCGACGCCTTGCGCAAGGCTGTCGCCCGTGGTGTCGAAGTGCGCGTGCTGGCGGATGCGTTTGGCTCGTCTCAGACTCGCCGCCAGTTCTGGTCGATGTTTCGTCGCAGCGGTAGTCGATTTCGGCTATCACGCCGGCCGATGTACGCACCGCGTGGGCTTTTACCAATACTCGATCACCGCAAACTGCTGATCGTGGACCGACGCGTCGGCTTTACCGGCGGCATGAACATTGGCGATGAATACCACGATGGTCGCCCCGGCGAAGCGGCTTGGCGCGACACGCATGTGCGCCTGCAAGGCACCATCGTTTCAGACTTGGCCGCCATCTTCGCAGAGAGCTGGGAGAGTGCTGGCGGCAAACCACTGGCGTGGCCAAGCAGCCACCACAAAACGCGTCCAGGTTGCCGCACGCTGGTGCTGGATTCGCGCCCCGGCCGCGGCACCAACGAAGTCTTCGCCAGCTATGCCGCAAGCCTGGGCGCGGCGCGCCAGCGGGTGTGGATTACCAACGCTTATTTCGCACCCAGCCGCGCCATACTGGCGCTACTCAAACACACGGCTCAGCGCGGTGTAGACGTACGCTTACTGCTGCCCGGGCACTGCGACATTCCGATCATTCGCAGCGCCACTCAAGGTTATTACCACGAGTTGCTAAGCGCTGGCGTCCGCATCTTTGAATATCAACGCGCCGTATTGCACGCCAAGACGGTACTGGCCGATGCCCAACTGGCCATCATTGGCTCAACCAATTTCGACTTTCGCTCGTTCAATTTCAATGCCGAATGCAATGTGCTGTTTCATGACACGGGCGTCGCTGACCAGTTGGCGCGCGCGTTTAGTCGCGACCTTGAAGTTTCGCTCGAAGTCGATATGAACATCTGGAAGAAGCGCTCGCGCTGGACCCGACTGAGCGCCTGGCTGGCGCGACGCTTTGCCTACTTCATGTAGGCAGAATAATCCCTGAGGGCAGTTCAACATCGACCTGCACCGGCAGGTGATCAGACCAGCCAAACGGCGTTGCCGAGGCCGAAACGAGGCGAAAACCAGGCGTCACCAGCACATGATCAATTTGCCGCCGAGGGCGCCAGCTCGGATAGCTGTGTGAGGGCTCGGCGGGCAATATGAAGCCGCGTTCACGCAACACCGGATGGGCTTCAAGCTCACCCTCATCACAGTTCAGATCGCCCATGAGAATGACGTGCTCATCGCCCTGGGTGGCCTGCACGATGTGGCTGAGCTGACGTGCCCGATCAGTGCGCCCCAGGGCCAGATGAGTCACCACAATCGCGATGTGACCGTGACTGACCGGCAGTCGGTAAATCACCGCCGCACGCCCCGGCACCCGCCCCGGCAGACGCAAAATTTCGACCTCACTCAAGGCGCGGCGGCTCAGCACGCCCATGGCATGACGCGCGAACGGCCCAAGACGGCGGTGACCATGCGCATGCCAGTACGGGTACTCCGCATGTGTCGCCAGGTGGTCAAGAAGGTTGACCGAGCGGGTGCGATAGCTACCCAGATCAGCCTCCTGGATGGCCACCAGATCATGCCCGCGCAGCATCTGCGCCACCGGAGCCAAGTCGTCGTTACGCCGCCACGATGGCAACACGTGGCGCCACGAACGCGCCAGGTACTCGCCAACATGACGGGTCCGAATGCCGACCTGCATGTTGTAGGTCATCAGGCGCAGATGTCTTTGCGGGTCCAAGGTCTGTTCTTGCATATGCCGATAGGGTTCGCGCAGTCCTGCCGCTATCATGCAACGCAAACACAAGCTTTTCGATCACGCATGGGGATTTCACATATGAACGCCGACAGTTCGACCCGCTACGGAACGCTCACGCGCATCCTGCACTGGAGCATGGCGGCTCTTTTTGCGATCCAGTTCACCTCGGCCATGGCGCACTACGGTTTCGAGGACAGCGCCTTCGAAGCCTTGTTCTGGCCGTGGCACAAACCTCTAGGCTTCGTGCTGCTGGTACTCGCCGCGCTGCGCCTGGCGTGGGCACTGGCACAACGCACCCAGCGACCGCCATCGGTGAGCCTGGCCGCGCGCCTGGGACATATCGCCCTGTACCTGCTGATGATTTCCATTCCGGCCCTGGCCCTGATCCGTCAGTACGGCTCAGGTCGCAGTTTCGAGCCGTTTGGACTGCCACTGATGGGCGGATTCGACGGCGCCAAGATCGATTGGATGGTCGATCTGGGCAGTCTGCTGCATGGTGAGCTGGGCTGGCTGCTGTTTGTGCTGGTCTGTGGCCATGCTCTGATGGTGCTGATCCACCGCATGCAAGGCGCGCAGCATGATGTGTGGCCCCGCATGTGGGGCAAGCCGGACTGAATGGTCATGCAAGTCTGGGTTGATGCCGATGCCTGTCCTGTTCCGATCAAGGACATTCTGTTCCGTGCCGCGCAGCGGCAAGGTGTTACCACCACATTGATCGCCAATCATCCGATGCGGGTCCCACCCAGCCCACATATCAGCCTGCGTCAGGTGGCTGCTGGATTTGATGTCGCCGACAACGAAATCGTGCGCTGCGTACAGGCTGGCGATCTGGTCGTTACTGCCGACATCCCGCTGGCCGCCGAAGTCATCGCCAAGGGCGCCCTCGCCCTCAACCCGCGCGGAGAAATGTATACAGCTGACTCAATCAAGGCGCGCCTGACCATGCGGGATTTCATGGAAACCCTGCGCGCCAGCGGCGTGCAGACCGAAGGGCCAGCGCCCTTACATGCACGCGACCGGCAGGCCTTCGCTAACCAACTCGACCGCTTCCTGGCGCAACACGCGAAAACCGCCCCGGACTAGTTTTTAGCCGGTTTGCGTTTGCGCTTCTTGTCCGGCTTGTTGGCAGCACGACGCTTGGGCGGCTGGGTCGGCGTGCTTGCCGATGTCCGCTCGCCGGCCAGGCTCATCTTCAGCTTCTGTCCGGCAACCCAAACTTTCTTGAGGTGACTGAGGGTCGCTTTGGGCATACCCTCGGGCAAGGCCACAATGCTGTGATCCTCATAGATGTCGATGCGCCCAATGTGCTGTGCATCCAGTCCCGCTTCATTGGCAATGGCGCCGACCAGATTGCCCGGTTTGAGCTGATGCTGCTTGCCCACCTCAACCCGGTACAACTGCATGCCACTCGGTGCAGCAGCGGCTGTGCCTTTGCGTTCGCGCTTGCGTTCCTGAGCTTTGACCTTGCCTTCGGCACGTTTCTCCGCTTTGGGCTTCTCCAGCAGCAACGGCTTGTCACCCTGCGCCAAACGCGCCAGAGCCGCAGCGATATCAAGCGCCGGAACGTTGTGCTCCTGCTGGTACTGCTCAATCAACTGCGAGAACAGACCCACATCGCCCTCAGCCAAGGTGTCGGTGATCGACTGTTTGAACTGCGCGATGCGCTTGTCATTGATGATTTCGGTCGACGGCAGCGCCATCTTGTCGATCGGCTTGCGCGTAGCTCGCTCAATCACCGCCAGCATGCGGCGCTCACGCGGGGCCACAAACAGGATCGCCTCGCCTGATCGACCCGCGCGACCGGTGCGACCGATGCGGTGCACATAAGCCTCGACATCGTGCGGGATGTCGTAGTTCACAACATGGCTAATGCGCGGCACATCCAGCCCACGCGCCGCCACATCGGTGGCCACGATAATGTCGAGCTTGTGATTCTTGAGCTGCTCGACCGTGCGTTCGCGCTGCTTCTGAACCATGTCGCCATTCAGGGCTGCGGCAGCAAAACCACGTGCTTCAAGCTTGTCCGCCAATTCCTGGGTAACCAGCTTGGTACGCACGAAGATGATCATGGCGTCGAAGTCTTCGGCCTCCAGGATACGGGTCAGCGCATCCAGCTTGTGCAAGCCGGCAACCGGCCAGTAGCGCTGCCGGATGGTTTCGGCCGTAGCCGCCTTTTGCTCAATGCGGATCAGCTCAGGCTCGCGCAAATGCTGTTTGGCGATGCGCTGAACCTGGGTCGGCATGGTGGCCGAAAAGAGCGCAATCTGACGCTCGGCCGGCGTGCGCTCAAGTATCCATTCCACGTCGTCGATGAAACCCATGCGCAGCATTTCATCGGCTTCGTCCAGAACCAGGGTACGCAAACCCTCAAGCTTCAGCGTGCCCCGACGCATGTGATCCATAACCCGCCCGGGCGTGCCGACCACAACCTGGGGGCCGCGCTGCAAACCACGCAACTGACCACGGTAATCCTGACCACCGTAAATGGGCAGCACATGAAACCCGCGCATCTTGCTGGCATAGGTCTGGCAGGCTTCGGCCACTTGAATAGCCAGCTCTCGGGTCGGCGCCAGAATCAGGGCCTGGCAGCGCGCATCGTCAAGATCAATCTTGGACAGCAGCGGCAGCGCAAAAGCGGCCGTCTTGCCTGTTCCTGTTTGCGCTTGCCCGATCAGGTCCTGCCCGGACAGCACGATGGGAATGGTGCGCTGCTGAATCGGCGTAGGGGTTTCGTAGCCCACGGCGGCCAAGGCCTGCAATACGGCGGGCGCCAGCTCAAGCTGGTCAAAGGTGGTCATGCTGTCGGTCATCTGGAAAACCGGAAAGAAAGTGTGGAACCGGTTCCTGCACAGCCTCAAGGGCTGCCGACTGGTCTGAAGCGCGCAATTCTACGCCTTATCAGCGCACAGGTCTGCGCGTCTTGTTATGTTTCGTTTCCATATTTAGTTGTCGACCGCTGCAAGGACACGTTTCATGACACCGCACATCACCCGTACCCTGGTCGCACTGTGTGTTGCGCTTGTATCGCTGGGGGCGCTGGCACAGGACAACGTCAGCGCTGAGCCGCCAGCGCCGCAGGTTACGGAGCAAGCACCCGAGAAGATCTCCACGTTCCGGGAAAACTGGATCCTCAGCGAGCTGCGTAGCCTGCGCCACGACATGATGGATTATCGCAATCAGATGAATGCGATCGTGGTCGATCGCGAACTGGAAGTGGCCGACAAGGCGATGAGCTACGCATCGAATACCGTGCTGACCTTCTTTTACGTTGTCGCCGTCGCCGGCGGTATTCTGGCGATTGTCGGCTGGCGCAGCGTGCGTGATCTGAAAGACAACGTCCGCATGTATGCCGAAGGCGAAATCAGCCGCCTGACC
Coding sequences within:
- a CDS encoding NADP-dependent oxidoreductase, producing the protein MSTNRQFKLAQRPVGTPTRDNWSYETSPVAEPGDGEFLVRVRYLSLDPAMRGWMNEGKSYVPPVGIGEVMRAGAVGEVVASRHDGFAVGDTVSGLFGVQDYAISNGRGVNKVDPKAAPLPLYLGTLGMPGMTAYFGLLEVGKCQDGETVVVSGAAGAVGSVVGQIAKIKGCRVVGIAGGAEKCRYVVDELGFDACIDYKTGDVKAGLKQHCPDGIDVYFDNVGGDILDAVLTRLAMHARIVICGAISQYNNTTPVKGPSNYMSLLVNRASMTGMVVFDWAARYGEAVTQMAQWLQSGQLKSREHVVEGLQNFPETLLMLFNGENFGKLVLEIDEPN
- a CDS encoding alpha/beta fold hydrolase, giving the protein MSQTDATPTDIDSGTVSANGISIAYERWGVPTDPAVLLIMGLGGQLVMWPDALCKQLVEAGFQVIRFDNRDVGLSSHFDHCGKPNIARIALAAGLGRRPNVPYKLNDMAQDSLGLLDALGIAKAHVVGVSMGGMIAQLLTTWYPERVSSLTAIMTSSGHPRLPGPSLKLRLRLLRKRASDTEQAIRDSMQTFRLIGSPGYPQDDEELRAKVAQQIHRNMNPQGTVRQMAAILASGSRARLLQKIAAPTLILHGQDDPLIPVAAAHDLGQRIPHARSVIIDGWGHDLPNALMPRLGREMIHHFRLV
- the dinB gene encoding DNA polymerase IV, which translates into the protein MRKIVHIDMDAFYASVEQRDKPELRGKPVAVAWRGQRSVVCAASYEARKFGVRSAMPALRAERLCPALEFVAPDFNRYREVSRQVREIFAQHTDLIEPLSLDEAYLDVTQNKQNIATASEVAQRIRKTIREQLNLTASAGVAPNKFLAKVASDWRKPDGQFVIKPHQVDAFLHPLPVARIPGVGKVMQRRLAALAISTVGDLREHSREDLSRHFGSYGQRLFDLARGHDVRPVQPHQPVQSVSAEDTFADDQPLHELRPTIERLALKVWTAQHKTPRVGHTVVLKLKTREFRILTRSHTPASPPRSADELTHIALSLLQRVELPSTQLYRLVGVGLSNFREALDEPQQATLFELS
- a CDS encoding phospholipase D-like domain-containing protein, which encodes MLHPHAQRKLPAALRPLQVYQRCVELGQGLEDPAYAALLCAIDQTEFHSDTQATPFFDGHSAFAAMLADIQAAQQEILLEAYVLRGDATGQAVLDALRKAVARGVEVRVLADAFGSSQTRRQFWSMFRRSGSRFRLSRRPMYAPRGLLPILDHRKLLIVDRRVGFTGGMNIGDEYHDGRPGEAAWRDTHVRLQGTIVSDLAAIFAESWESAGGKPLAWPSSHHKTRPGCRTLVLDSRPGRGTNEVFASYAASLGAARQRVWITNAYFAPSRAILALLKHTAQRGVDVRLLLPGHCDIPIIRSATQGYYHELLSAGVRIFEYQRAVLHAKTVLADAQLAIIGSTNFDFRSFNFNAECNVLFHDTGVADQLARAFSRDLEVSLEVDMNIWKKRSRWTRLSAWLARRFAYFM
- a CDS encoding endonuclease/exonuclease/phosphatase family protein; this translates as MDPQRHLRLMTYNMQVGIRTRHVGEYLARSWRHVLPSWRRNDDLAPVAQMLRGHDLVAIQEADLGSYRTRSVNLLDHLATHAEYPYWHAHGHRRLGPFARHAMGVLSRRALSEVEILRLPGRVPGRAAVIYRLPVSHGHIAIVVTHLALGRTDRARQLSHIVQATQGDEHVILMGDLNCDEGELEAHPVLRERGFILPAEPSHSYPSWRPRRQIDHVLVTPGFRLVSASATPFGWSDHLPVQVDVELPSGIILPT
- a CDS encoding cytochrome b — translated: MNADSSTRYGTLTRILHWSMAALFAIQFTSAMAHYGFEDSAFEALFWPWHKPLGFVLLVLAALRLAWALAQRTQRPPSVSLAARLGHIALYLLMISIPALALIRQYGSGRSFEPFGLPLMGGFDGAKIDWMVDLGSLLHGELGWLLFVLVCGHALMVLIHRMQGAQHDVWPRMWGKPD
- a CDS encoding YaiI/YqxD family protein, coding for MQVWVDADACPVPIKDILFRAAQRQGVTTTLIANHPMRVPPSPHISLRQVAAGFDVADNEIVRCVQAGDLVVTADIPLAAEVIAKGALALNPRGEMYTADSIKARLTMRDFMETLRASGVQTEGPAPLHARDRQAFANQLDRFLAQHAKTAPD
- a CDS encoding DEAD/DEAH box helicase; this translates as MTDSMTTFDQLELAPAVLQALAAVGYETPTPIQQRTIPIVLSGQDLIGQAQTGTGKTAAFALPLLSKIDLDDARCQALILAPTRELAIQVAEACQTYASKMRGFHVLPIYGGQDYRGQLRGLQRGPQVVVGTPGRVMDHMRRGTLKLEGLRTLVLDEADEMLRMGFIDDVEWILERTPAERQIALFSATMPTQVQRIAKQHLREPELIRIEQKAATAETIRQRYWPVAGLHKLDALTRILEAEDFDAMIIFVRTKLVTQELADKLEARGFAAAALNGDMVQKQRERTVEQLKNHKLDIIVATDVAARGLDVPRISHVVNYDIPHDVEAYVHRIGRTGRAGRSGEAILFVAPRERRMLAVIERATRKPIDKMALPSTEIINDKRIAQFKQSITDTLAEGDVGLFSQLIEQYQQEHNVPALDIAAALARLAQGDKPLLLEKPKAEKRAEGKVKAQERKRERKGTAAAAPSGMQLYRVEVGKQHQLKPGNLVGAIANEAGLDAQHIGRIDIYEDHSIVALPEGMPKATLSHLKKVWVAGQKLKMSLAGERTSASTPTQPPKRRAANKPDKKRKRKPAKN